A genomic window from Silurus meridionalis isolate SWU-2019-XX chromosome 21, ASM1480568v1, whole genome shotgun sequence includes:
- the alg2 gene encoding alpha-1,3/1,6-mannosyltransferase ALG2, which translates to MVRVVFLHPDLGIGGAERLVVDAAVALRSRGCSVQIWTAHYDSQHCFTETLSPDLPVVCVGDWLPTSVCGYFHAVCAYLRMIYVALYLVFLSGEEYDVVFCDQVSACIPVLRLARHRKKVLFYCHFPDQLLTQRHSLLKRLYRAPIDRLEEFTTGMADLVVVNSKFTASIFKQTFPNLNAIQTDVLYPSLNTSIFDQTVEDLAGLIPEHRHFLFLSINRYERKKNLPLAMQALSALKERISTRQWEQVHLVMAGGYDERVAENVQHYAELRSLAASLSLEEHITFLRSFSDQQKVTLLSKSTCVLYTPSGEHFGIVPVEAMYMQCPVIAVASGGPLESVVDGETGFLCQPTAESFADAMQRFVVDPELKQRVGKAGMERVLGHFSLQAFTDQLYQYVISLIK; encoded by the exons ATGGTGCGTGTAGTCTTTCTGCACCCCGATTTGGGAATCGGAGGTGCCGAGCGGCTGGTGGTGGACGCAGCTGTAGCCCTGCGCTCCCGTGGATGCAGTGTCCAGATCTGGACAGCGCATTATGATTCACAGCACTGCTTTACAGAAACACTTTCGCCGGACCTGCCtgtggtgtgtgttggagaCTGGTTGCCCACCAGTGTGTGTGGATACTTCCATGCTGTCTGTGCCTACCTGCGCATGATTTATGTAGCTCTCTACCTGGTGTTTCTGAGTGGAGAGGAGTATGATGTGGTTTTTTGTGACCAG GTGTCGGCGTGTATTCCTGTATTGCGTCTGGCACGCCACAGGAAGAAGGTCCTCTTCTACTGCCACTTCCCCGACCAGTTACTAACGCAGCGGCACTCTCTGCTCAAGCGTCTCTACCGCGCGCCCATAGACCGCCTGGAGGAGTTCACGACCGGCATGGCCGACCTAGTCGTCGTCAACAGCAAATTCACTGCCAGCATCTTCAAGCAGACCTTCCCCAATTTGAATGCAATCCAAACGGACGTCCTTTACCCCTCGCTGAACACGTCCATTTTCGATCAGACGGTGGAAGACCTTGCCGGGCTGATTCCTGAGCATCGGCACTTTCTGTTTCTTTCGATAAATCGCTACGAACGAAAGAAAAATCTTCCGTTAGCAATGCAAGCACTATCTGCGCTAAAAGAGAGGATTTCCACCCGCCAGTGGGAACAGGTGCACCTGGTTATGGCGGGTGGCTATGATGAGAGGGTGGCTGAGAACGTCCAGCACTACGCTGAGCTTCGCTCTCTTGCCGCCTCTCTCAGCCTCGAGGAGCACATCACCTTTTTACGTTCCTTCTCTGACCAGCAGAAGGTGACGCTTCTGAGCAAAAGCACTTGTGTCCTTTACACTCCCAGCGGTGAGCACTTTGGGATTGTACCTGTTGAAGCCATGTACATGCAATGCCCTGTGATCGCCGTCGCCTCTGGAGGACCTTTGGAGTCGGTAGTAGACGGAGAGACAGGCTTCTTGTGCCAGCCCACAGCTGAGAGCTTTGCGGACGCCATGCAGCGATTTGTGGTTGACCCAGAGCTCAAACAGCGCGTAGGGAAGGCGGGAATGGAAAGGGTGCTAGGGCACTTCTCTCTGCAAGCTTTTACCGATCAACTTTACCAATATGTCATCAGTTTGATCAAATGA
- the sec61b gene encoding protein transport protein Sec61 subunit beta, translated as MPGPAASASSVGASGRSPSKTVAPRAAGSTVRQRKATGSGTRSAGRATASAGTGGMWRFYTEDSPGLKVGPVPVLVMSLLFIASVFMLHIWGKYTRS; from the exons ATG CCTGGACCCGCAGCAAGCGCATCAAGCGTGGGAGCCTCCGGCCGGTCTCCCAGTAAGACCGTGGCCCCGAGAGCAGCAGGTTCCACTGTCAGACAGAG GAAAGCCACTGGCAGCGGTACACGGTCTGCAGGCAGAGCTACAGCGTCAGCAGGTACAGGGGGCATGTGGCGTTTCTACACAGAGGACTCGCCAGGACTCAAAGT CGGGCCGGTGCCAGTCCTCGTAATGAGTCTGCTGTTCATCGCCTCTGTCTTCATGCTGCACATATGGGGAAAGTACACTCGTTCCTAA